The following are encoded together in the Thermodesulfobacteriota bacterium genome:
- a CDS encoding amino acid ABC transporter substrate-binding protein, whose protein sequence is MPLFSIWFGFFHSTVLKSTVRWKRVALVFIIAMIFFPSPCMAEKPIKIGVSLGLTGRFAVMSDALNKGFRLWEQNVNHQKGILGRPVRVIVKDDQSDPERAITIYRELIQKEHVDFLFAPYSSLITEAVLPVAEENDMPILIAGAAADRLWEKGYRNTIGVYTPASKFTLGFLELLVLNELDRITLLYADDPFSVDLAESAKKWARRFGLDIVDYEKFKKGTLNLEPLVLKAKENNSQVLMVSGHMNEAVNISKALKRIGWRPKAFYASVGPALQGFFDRCGADAESVFGTSLWEPRANYPGAQKFNQQFIETYGETPGYHAGLAYAGGQVLEKAVNEARSINKDKVRDALFHLDTMTIIGRFGVDKNGKQVRQHTFIIQWQNGQKQVVWPDQIKTAEPIF, encoded by the coding sequence ATGCCTTTATTTAGCATTTGGTTCGGTTTTTTTCATTCGACAGTATTGAAGTCGACAGTCCGATGGAAACGGGTTGCCCTGGTTTTCATTATTGCGATGATTTTTTTCCCATCCCCATGCATGGCGGAAAAGCCGATAAAAATCGGCGTCAGTCTTGGACTTACCGGCCGGTTTGCCGTCATGTCAGATGCTCTGAATAAAGGGTTTAGACTGTGGGAACAGAATGTGAACCACCAAAAAGGTATATTGGGAAGGCCTGTACGGGTGATCGTTAAAGATGATCAAAGCGACCCCGAGCGTGCCATCACCATATATCGAGAACTGATACAAAAGGAGCATGTCGACTTTCTGTTTGCCCCGTACTCCAGCCTTATTACAGAAGCTGTTTTACCCGTTGCGGAAGAAAATGATATGCCCATCTTAATTGCAGGAGCAGCGGCCGATAGGCTGTGGGAAAAAGGTTATCGCAATACCATCGGCGTCTATACACCCGCCAGCAAATTTACCCTCGGATTCTTAGAACTGCTTGTTTTAAACGAGCTGGATAGAATTACATTGCTCTATGCCGACGATCCGTTTTCCGTTGATTTGGCCGAAAGCGCAAAAAAATGGGCCCGGCGATTCGGCTTGGATATTGTTGATTATGAAAAATTCAAAAAGGGAACGCTAAATCTGGAACCCTTGGTGTTAAAAGCTAAAGAAAACAATTCGCAAGTACTGATGGTATCCGGCCATATGAATGAAGCGGTCAACATATCAAAAGCTTTGAAAAGGATTGGATGGCGACCGAAAGCCTTTTACGCCTCGGTGGGACCCGCCCTTCAGGGTTTTTTCGACCGATGCGGGGCAGACGCCGAATCTGTTTTTGGAACATCGCTATGGGAACCCAGAGCCAACTATCCAGGTGCACAAAAATTCAATCAGCAGTTCATTGAAACCTATGGAGAAACTCCGGGTTATCATGCAGGTCTGGCCTACGCGGGGGGCCAGGTCTTGGAAAAAGCAGTGAACGAAGCGCGAAGCATCAATAAGGATAAGGTTCGTGACGCATTGTTTCATCTGGATACCATGACCATTATTGGCCGGTTTGGTGTCGATAAAAACGGAAAGCAGGTAAGACAGCACACTTTTATTATACAATGGCAGAATGGACAAAAGCAGGTGGTGTGGCCCGATCAAATAAAAACAGCGGAACCCATATTCTAA